Proteins encoded together in one Papaver somniferum cultivar HN1 unplaced genomic scaffold, ASM357369v1 unplaced-scaffold_117, whole genome shotgun sequence window:
- the LOC113329500 gene encoding transcription factor bHLH162-like encodes MRSQKDMETSTSPTHNQKESASSNTKTERKIVERNRRNNMKSLYSQLNSLLIPQENSSKKLMSVPDQLCEATNYIGNLQTRVERMKQQRESLLVRSSTMNINNNVKPPPEADMIPPIIEITIAGYALKVVLIASRIHNHQSLFYELIRVLQEEERAEIVNANFSIIDSVGMHTIHSQVGDSELGFGVERVRRRLTKLVHEFVIL; translated from the exons ATGAGGAGTCAGAAAGATATGGAAACGAGTACTAGTCCTActcataatcagaaagagagTGCATCGTCAAATACAAAAACTGAAAGAAAAATCGTTGAGAGAAACAGAAGAAATAACATGAAATCACTTTACTCGCAACTTAATTCTCTTCTCATCCCACAGGAGAACTCCTCAAAG AAGCTAATGTCAGTACCGGATCAACTTTGCGAAGCTACAAATTATATCGGAAATTTGCAGACAAGAGTTGAGAGGATGAAACAACAAAGAGAGAGTTTATTGGTAAGGTCTTCAACAATGAACATTAATAATAATGTTAAACCACCACCTGAAGCTGATATGATACCACCTATAATCGAGATTACAATTGCTGGTTATGCTTTAAAAGTGGTACTAATAGCAAGTCGGATTCACAATCATCAATCCTTGTTTTATGAGCTTATTCGAGTTCTCCAAGAAGAAGAAAGAGCTGAAATTGTGAATGCTAATTTTTCTATCATCGACAGTGTAGGAATGCATACTATACATTCACAA GTTGGTGATTCTGAACTCGGCTTTGGAGTCGAAAGAGTGAGAAGAAGATTAACAAAGCTCGTGCATGAATTTGTTATACTTTAA
- the LOC113329699 gene encoding sugar transport protein MST6-like codes for MSGPDDLRFRLPENVSYIGNIKDGWGWKLSIDIAALPAAIISIGSYLLPDTPISMIKLGQFDDAKQLLQRLHGTNDSIHILFNDLLAANEASKVAKGSEKQIMSQTQNRPYRLIAIALPLFQQRTGMNIILRYAPYLFRVIGFRTSTAFTYTAIIGGVNFAATIIGIISVSRGWRRFFLIGGGVQICVGQVMLGILTWIKLAGAVSRSDVYHDYLIVATTCICVSGFAWSWGPLG; via the exons ATGTCAGGTCCCGATGACCTGAGGTTCCGGCTACCTGAAAATGTCAG CTACATCGGCAATATCAAAGATGGGTGGGGCTGGAAACTTAGCATAGACATTGCTGCGCTTCCTGCTGCTATCATCTCTATCGGATCTTACTTACTCCCAGATACTCCCATTTCCATGATTAAGTTAGGTCAGTTTGACGACGCAAAACAGTTGCTCCAACGCCTTCATGGCACCAATGACAGCATTCATATCctgttcaatgatttattagccgcCAATGAAGCTTCAAAGGTTGCAAAAGGATCTGAGAAGCAAATTATGTCTCAAACACAGAACAGGCCTTACCGTTTGATAGCCATAGCTCTCCCCTTGTTCCAACAGCGCACAGGAATGAATATAATACTTCGCTATGCTCCCTACCTTTTTCGAGTTATAGGATTTCGAACCAGCACAGCTTTCACGTACACTGCCATCATTGGAGGGGTCAATTTTGCTGCAACCATCATTGGTATAATCTCAGTAAGTCGAGGTTGGAGAAGGTTTTTCCTCATAGGGGGAGGAGTTCAAATATGTGTCGGTCAG GTCATGTTGGGGATTCTGACATGGATCAAATTAGCAGGTGCGGTGAGCCGTTCTGATGTGTATCATGACTACTTAATTGTAGCCACCACATGTATTTGTGTTTCAGGATTTGCATGGTCATGGGGTCCTTTAGGCTAG